The following proteins are encoded in a genomic region of Cygnus olor isolate bCygOlo1 chromosome 23, bCygOlo1.pri.v2, whole genome shotgun sequence:
- the CNKSR1 gene encoding connector enhancer of kinase suppressor of ras 1 isoform X1: MEPVGAWGPAQVAAWLRGLDVAVQGYPFEAWGLAGAELLGLSAGSLEALGVRRVGHQELLLDAVEQLRALDTELASTSLRTLTEGLRDLAQRTQTLVLEGPPGAATPQPPPFALLACVVDLIGAAKGLFSWLNRYLFSTLNDFSASRDIVLLCARLAEVLQADCSAVERNSQILLICQHIVGICESIVGCSPPALLDRRAVLERVGLVPPPEPWGSPPASPSTPTLPPKLWSSPPASPSTPTLPCNPLGLDITSTSSCLHFVSATNLEALAAQGGRVLPGDEIVQVNEQVVVGWTRTNLAKKLLEKASGVTLVLKKVPLSPPGSPLPPRQQALRLHPQVPGAFSDAADPPGAKSSECPGSPVSLTSSAAADVDSGPDSAPDPGTDDEDERDTSLPGEDVGELPPAPLGRGRRGAEGKEPLLPTGREAAGRLQPRSLFSGAVEDAAWEASTPPGTPCSPRAPAGPRTAELSPLAAPGAGAQGAEPDRIPGEGSPETGRRPKGVATRLSRRRVSCRDLGRVDCDGWLLKKKDHVGFMAQKWKRCWLVLKGHTLYWYHHPNDEKAAGLINLATYNLESTREQKKKYVFQLSHERYKPFVFAAETLADLSMWVSHLVTAKTKHALAHQPVPHREEDCYSETEAEDPDDESPRQGCDSPKKRLQNTPEKGQLFLTSGEPSSAASSPQGSPRPRSPEDPGEEDLESLMQCLKQGGVSLIGRQRFLTQEQCRKSFIRRNKNPHVNEKVHAVRALQSTLKAKLAELQALEQLLDDDTLTSEKFTRWKEEHQDLYQELQECWAQRQGQGGGGGDPKAEQSSPGEAAKP; the protein is encoded by the exons ATGGAGCCTGTGGGCGCCTGGGGCCCTGCGCAGGTGGCAGCCTGGCTGCGAG GGCTGGACGTGGCGGTGCAGGGGTACCCCTTCGAGGCGTGGGGGCTGGCGGGTGccgagctgctggggctgtcgGCGGGGTCCCTGGAGGCGCTGGGCGTGCGGCGCGTGgggcaccaggagctgctgctggacgCCGTGGAGCAGCTTCGAGCCCTG GACACGGAGCTGGCGAGCACCAGCCTGCGGACGCTGACGGAGGGGCTGCGGGACCTGGCGCAGCGCACCCAGACCCTGGTGCTGGAGGGGCCGCCCGGGGCTGCCACCCCCCAGCCGCCCCCCTTCGCCCTGCTGGCCTGCGTGGTGGATCTGATCGGGGCCGCCAAGGGGCTCTTCTCCTGGCTCAACAG GTACCTCTTCTCCACCCTGAACGACTTTTCGGCCAGCAGGGACATCGTCCTGCTCTGCGCCCGGCTGGCGGAGGTGCTGCAGGCG gactgCTCGGCAGTGGAGAGGAACAGCCAGATCCTGCTGATC TGCCAGCACATCGTGGGCATCTGCGAGAGCATcgtgggctgcagccccccggctcTGCTGGACcgcagagctgtgctggagcGTGTGGGGCTGGTGCCGCCCCCCGAGCCGTGGGGCAGCCCCCCGGCATCTCCCAGCACCCCCACACTGCCCCCCAAGCTGTGGAGCagccccccggcctcccccagcaccccgacGCTGCCCTGCAACCCGCTG GGCCTGGACATCacctccaccagctcctgcctgcactTCGTGTCCGCGACCAACTTGGAG gcCCTGGCTGCGCAGGGGGGCCGCGTCCTGCCCGGAGATGAGATCGTGCAGGTCAACGAGCAGGTGGTG GTGGGCTGGACACGCACCAACCTGGCGAagaagctgctggagaaggcGAGTGGGGTGACGCTGGTGCTGAAGAAGGTCCCCCTCAGCCCGCCTGGCTCCCCTTTACCTCCCCGGCAGCAG GCGCTGAGGCTCCATCCCCAGGTGCCAGGAGCCTTTTCGGATGCTGCGGATCCTCCCGGTGCCAAAAGCAGCGAGTGCCCCGGCAGCCCCGTGTCCCTGACGTCCAG TGCGGCCGCCGACGTGGATTCGGGGCCGGACTCTGCACCGGACCCCGGCACCGACGACGAGGACGAGCGTGACACGAGCCTGCCCGGGGAGGACGTAGGCGAGCTCCCCCCGGCACCGCTCGGCCGCGGtaggaggggagcggaggggaagGAGCCGCTGCTCCCCACGGGACGGGAGGccgcagggaggctgcagccccgctCGCTGTTCTCAGGTGCCGTGGAGGACGCGGCGTGGGAGGCCAGCACCCCGCCGGGCACCCCGTGCTCGCCACGCGCCCCCGCCGGACCCCGCACCGCGGAGCTCAGCCCCTtggcagcccccggggctggggctcagggCGCAGAGCCCGACCGGATCCCTGGGGAG GGCAGCCCCGAGACTGGACGCAGACCCAAAG GAGTGGCGACCAGGCTGAGCCGCCGGCGGGTCTCGTGCCGGGACCTGGGCCGGGTGGACTGCGATGGCTGGCTCCTGAAGAAGAAGGACCACGTGGGCTTCATGGCCCAGAAGTGGAAGCGGTGCTGGTTGGTGCTGAAGGGCCACACGCTCTACTGGTACCACCACCCCAAC GATGAGAAGGCTGCGGGTCTCATCAACCTGGCCACCTACAACCTGGAGAGCACGAGggagcagaagaagaaata CGTCTTCCAGCTCTCCCACGAGAGGTACAAGCCCTTCGTCTTCGCCGCAGAAACGCTGGCGGATTTAAGCAT gtgGGTCAGTCACCTGGTAACGGCCAAGACAAAGCACGCGCTGGCCCACCAGCCGGTGCCGCACAGGGAGGAAG ACTGCTACAGCGAGACAGAAGCCGAGGACCCTGATGATGAATCTCCCCGGCAGGGCTGTGACTCG CCAAAGAAAAGGCTGCAAAACACCCCAGAAAAAGGCCAGCTCTTCCTGACCAGCGGCGAACCCAGCAgcgcagccagcagcccccagggcagcccccggccccggtcaCCCGAGG ATCCCGGCGAGGAGGACCTCGAGAGCCTGATGCAGTGCCTGAAGCAGGGGGGGGTGTCCCTCATCGGGCGGCAGCGGTTCCTGACGCAGGAGCAGTGCCGCAAGTCCTTCATCCGGCGCAACAAGAACCCCCACGTCAATGAGAAAGTGCACGCGGTGCGGGCCCTGCAGAGCACGCTCAAG GCGAAGCTGGCGGAGCTGCAGGCCCTCGAGCAGCTGCTGGACGACGACACGCTCACCTCAGAGAAGTTCACGCGCTGGAAGGAAGAGCACCAGGACCTgtaccaggagctgcaggagtgcTGGGCACAGCGGCAGGGCCAGGGCGGCGGCGGTGGAGACCCCAAGGCCGAGCAGAGCTCCCCAGGAGAGGCAGCCAAACCCTGA